A genomic region of Alicyclobacillus sp. SO9 contains the following coding sequences:
- the pstS gene encoding phosphate ABC transporter substrate-binding protein PstS, producing MAKMTKLTTAASAAAILVAVAGCGTANNTSGGNTSSGNGAQSSGGSQKVTLAETGSSLLYPLFNGQWIDAYKSVDSNVTLTAGSTGSGNGISQSLAGTVQIGASDAYLSKAVMQQHSGMLNIPMAISAQQIMYNIPGLNKKHLHLSGNVIGQVYEGKIKYWDNSAIKALNPGVSLPHKQIVPVRRSDGSGDTFLFTQFLSKTNTAWGNQVHYGTTVSWPKVSAEVGAKGNEGVVTDLANDKYSIGYVGISWLDKATQKGVGYAALKNKSGNFVLPNSTNIKAAAANLPSVPADERVSLIEMPGKNSYPIINFEYAIVKSQQKDAATAKALKKFLDWAISPTGGNQAKYLNPVHFRPLPSNIEPKSKAQIAKIKG from the coding sequence ATGGCAAAAATGACAAAATTGACAACAGCAGCATCTGCAGCCGCCATTTTAGTCGCAGTTGCAGGTTGTGGCACAGCAAATAACACGTCCGGCGGGAATACAAGCAGCGGCAACGGCGCGCAATCAAGCGGTGGAAGCCAGAAGGTCACTTTGGCTGAAACGGGTTCGTCTCTGCTGTATCCGCTGTTTAACGGTCAGTGGATTGATGCATATAAGTCAGTTGATTCCAATGTAACATTGACAGCAGGGTCTACCGGCAGCGGAAACGGTATTTCTCAGTCACTGGCAGGAACCGTTCAAATTGGTGCGTCTGACGCGTATCTGTCTAAAGCAGTGATGCAGCAGCATTCAGGTATGTTGAACATTCCGATGGCCATATCTGCACAGCAGATTATGTATAACATTCCAGGTCTGAACAAGAAGCACCTTCACCTTTCCGGCAATGTGATTGGCCAGGTTTACGAAGGGAAAATCAAGTACTGGGACAACTCGGCTATCAAAGCCTTGAACCCTGGTGTCAGCCTTCCGCACAAACAAATCGTACCGGTTCGTCGTTCTGACGGAAGTGGAGATACATTCTTGTTCACGCAGTTCTTGTCGAAGACAAATACTGCATGGGGCAATCAGGTTCACTATGGCACCACCGTATCCTGGCCGAAGGTATCAGCCGAAGTTGGCGCAAAAGGGAACGAGGGTGTTGTGACCGACCTAGCCAACGACAAGTACAGCATCGGCTATGTGGGTATCAGCTGGTTGGATAAGGCCACCCAAAAAGGTGTCGGTTATGCAGCACTGAAGAACAAGTCCGGAAACTTTGTTCTGCCAAACAGCACGAACATCAAGGCGGCGGCTGCAAACCTGCCGAGTGTGCCTGCAGACGAGCGCGTGTCCTTGATTGAGATGCCAGGGAAGAATTCTTACCCCATCATCAACTTTGAGTACGCCATTGTGAAGTCCCAACAGAAAGACGCTGCGACGGCAAAAGCACTGAAGAAATTCTTGGACTGGGCGATTAGCCCCACCGGAGGAAACCAGGCGAAGTACTTGAATCCTGTGCACTTCCGTCCGTTGCCTTCGAACATTGAGCCGAAGAGCAAAGCTCAAATTGCGAAGATTAAAGGCTAA
- a CDS encoding SGNH/GDSL hydrolase family protein, which translates to MLFEKSDKVLFIGDSITDCERARPVGEGLFEALGKGYVALIDALLQQKYPELHLRLVNMGTSGNTVRDLKARWQTDVLEQRPDWLSVMIGVNDVWRQYDQPHMTETHVLIEEYESTLSDLIALTKPSVKGILLLTPFYIEPNKTDPMRAAVDTYADVVKQFSSQHDIYVVDVQSAIDELLTEKYPAELAWDRVHPSLVGHMAIAQKFIESIQP; encoded by the coding sequence TTGCTGTTTGAGAAGAGTGACAAAGTGTTGTTTATCGGGGATTCAATTACCGATTGCGAGCGCGCCCGTCCGGTTGGCGAAGGTCTGTTTGAAGCTCTCGGCAAAGGGTATGTAGCCCTGATTGATGCGCTGCTTCAACAAAAGTACCCAGAGTTGCACCTCCGTTTAGTAAACATGGGGACAAGCGGGAATACAGTGCGAGACTTGAAGGCGCGGTGGCAAACAGACGTATTAGAGCAGCGTCCAGATTGGCTGTCCGTAATGATCGGAGTTAACGACGTTTGGCGCCAGTATGACCAACCGCACATGACAGAGACACATGTGTTAATAGAGGAATATGAGTCTACACTCTCCGATTTAATCGCACTGACTAAACCGTCGGTAAAGGGAATTCTCTTATTGACACCATTTTATATTGAGCCCAACAAAACTGACCCAATGCGGGCGGCGGTCGATACATATGCAGACGTGGTCAAGCAATTTTCTTCACAGCATGACATCTATGTAGTGGATGTTCAATCTGCAATTGATGAGTTGTTAACAGAGAAATACCCAGCAGAGTTGGCCTGGGATCGCGTTCATCCGAGTTTGGTTGGGCACATGGCCATTGCCCAGAAGTTTATAGAGAGCATACAGCCGTGA
- a CDS encoding polysaccharide deacetylase family protein, which produces MRVPTSNDDVTMKRLPSNGKVLALTFDDGPDSDYTPKVLSLLDRYGVHANFFCLGAAVEANPEVARRIVDSGHLIANHTWSHLHSTEISLAELHEEVQRTSAVIQRVTDVQPLYFRPPYGELNAEVSEAVSQWGYRVVLWSVDAVDWSGISGPQIAANVIPNLHHGGILLHHSAGNVSGTVDALPYIIEVCLKMDYRFVRLDGAEPHNVV; this is translated from the coding sequence ATGAGGGTTCCGACTAGCAATGATGATGTCACAATGAAGAGACTTCCCTCGAACGGGAAAGTACTTGCTTTAACATTTGATGACGGTCCGGATTCGGACTATACACCGAAAGTTCTCAGTTTGCTCGATAGATATGGAGTTCATGCCAATTTCTTTTGTCTTGGCGCCGCTGTGGAAGCAAACCCCGAGGTTGCTAGACGAATCGTTGATTCTGGTCATTTGATAGCGAATCATACGTGGAGTCACCTTCATTCCACAGAAATCTCTTTGGCTGAATTACACGAGGAGGTGCAACGTACATCTGCTGTCATCCAGAGAGTCACAGATGTACAACCCTTATACTTTCGTCCACCCTACGGTGAATTGAATGCGGAGGTAAGCGAAGCTGTTTCGCAATGGGGGTATAGGGTTGTCCTTTGGTCAGTGGACGCTGTCGACTGGTCTGGCATCTCCGGACCGCAGATTGCCGCCAATGTGATACCGAATTTGCATCATGGCGGAATTTTGCTTCATCACAGTGCAGGTAATGTGTCAGGTACGGTGGATGCGCTTCCTTACATTATTGAAGTGTGCTTAAAAATGGATTATCGGTTTGTGCGTCTGGACGGTGCCGAGCCTCACAATGTGGTATGA
- a CDS encoding xylan 1,4-beta-xylosidase, translated as MTAADFQSFGESVLGHNWKMCVGTGRLGLALQKEYLEHLEVVQRDIHFSYIRGHGLFSDDIGIYREVEIDGVKQPFYNFTYIDRIFDSFLDLGIRPFLELGFMPQDLASSNQTVFYWKGNVTPPADYDKWERLVKTTLGHFLERYGVNEVLKWPIEVWNEPNLVNFWSGANQVEYFRLYEVTAHAVKAVHGELQVGGPAICGGADEWIEAFLKFCSDRQVPVDFVSRHAYTSAPPTKKTFEYYYQDLAEPEDMLKQFSGVRDVIKRSPFPQLPLYITEYNTSYNPTNPIHDTVFNAAYVARILSEAGDYADAFSYWTFSDVFEESDVPKAQFHGGFGLIALHSIPKPTFHLFAFFNRLGNTVLYRDRTMLITRREDKSIVLIAWNLVWGKDKQYDLTIDVDLPVAWSDSFVLSESIDEHHGNAWAVWRQLGRPRFPSREDVSILNKAARPRVDTWREKTQVNCMHLRLILPKNGVKLVTVQQIHDETPTYAGLDDSLLVSYNEVEVDRLH; from the coding sequence ATCACTGCTGCTGATTTTCAGAGCTTTGGAGAGTCTGTGTTGGGACACAATTGGAAAATGTGTGTTGGAACGGGTCGGCTTGGACTTGCACTGCAAAAGGAGTACTTGGAGCATTTAGAAGTGGTACAACGAGACATTCACTTTAGCTATATTAGAGGACATGGCCTGTTTAGTGATGATATAGGAATCTACCGAGAAGTCGAGATTGATGGCGTTAAGCAACCCTTCTATAACTTCACATATATTGATAGAATTTTTGACTCGTTTCTTGACCTTGGTATTCGTCCGTTTCTTGAACTGGGATTTATGCCGCAAGATTTAGCGTCTAGCAACCAAACTGTATTTTACTGGAAAGGGAATGTAACGCCGCCAGCGGATTACGACAAGTGGGAGCGTCTCGTCAAAACAACTCTAGGTCATTTCCTGGAAAGGTATGGAGTGAATGAAGTTTTAAAATGGCCAATCGAAGTCTGGAACGAGCCGAATCTAGTGAATTTTTGGAGTGGTGCAAATCAAGTCGAGTATTTCAGATTGTATGAAGTTACTGCACATGCAGTAAAAGCGGTACACGGAGAACTGCAGGTCGGAGGCCCGGCCATTTGCGGGGGGGCCGATGAGTGGATTGAAGCATTTCTGAAGTTTTGCAGCGACAGGCAGGTGCCCGTCGATTTTGTCAGTCGCCATGCCTATACGTCTGCTCCTCCGACCAAGAAGACATTTGAATACTATTATCAGGACTTGGCGGAGCCGGAAGATATGCTCAAGCAATTTTCCGGGGTACGTGACGTTATCAAAAGATCTCCTTTTCCGCAGTTGCCTCTTTATATAACGGAGTACAATACTTCCTACAACCCAACGAATCCGATTCACGACACTGTTTTTAATGCAGCTTATGTAGCGAGAATTTTAAGTGAAGCAGGAGACTATGCAGACGCTTTTTCTTACTGGACGTTTAGTGACGTATTTGAGGAGTCCGATGTGCCAAAAGCGCAGTTTCACGGCGGGTTTGGACTGATTGCACTACATAGTATTCCGAAGCCGACCTTTCACCTGTTTGCATTCTTCAATCGGCTCGGAAACACTGTTTTGTATCGTGACAGAACAATGCTCATTACACGCAGGGAAGACAAAAGTATTGTTCTTATTGCCTGGAACCTGGTGTGGGGAAAAGACAAACAATACGACCTGACAATCGACGTAGACTTGCCAGTCGCTTGGTCAGATTCCTTTGTACTTTCTGAGAGCATTGATGAACATCACGGTAATGCTTGGGCGGTATGGAGGCAGTTAGGCAGGCCGAGGTTTCCATCAAGGGAAGATGTCTCTATACTGAATAAGGCAGCCCGCCCTCGTGTGGATACTTGGAGAGAAAAGACGCAGGTCAATTGCATGCATTTGAGGCTGATTTTACCGAAGAATGGAGTCAAATTGGTGACTGTTCAGCAGATACACGATGAGACCCCGACGTACGCGGGGTTAGATGACAGTCTTCTCGTGTCCTATAATGAAGTTGAAGTTGACAGACTTCACTGA
- a CDS encoding glycosyl hydrolase family 8, with protein sequence MLRKLSLAGVGLLSSLMVVSPVTALAASHRSGNAVGSASHYGGKPVSWGGPNMFAQTGYSQTAIHQKIKAAWNQLFHGNKNTQTVYYQMTPTMAYIEDIGNADVRTEGMGYGMMIAVELGHKKAFDSLWNYAKTYMQHKSGPEKYYFSWHTKPNGTVLDTGVAPDGDQWITAALLFASARFGNGGGIYNYKHQARLILHAMWHDSAIGGVNMFSHKYYLPTFSPPGSVGFTDPSYALPAFYRVFAAADPADRVLWDKAYFASQRLLQNAANPKTGLAPDYSTFTGKPYAPSWGPQHKYFEFDAWRAIANANVDAAWFGPKPWEVRYSNTIEKFFNSQGINSYGNNYALNGTELSTSSGHSTGLVAMNASSAIAARQPLKYEFVKSLWNQSIPSGHWRYYDGMLYMLGLLYDSGEFKVWWPTPERHFWFRGYNTWYNDSFGERKAAGFMKGSM encoded by the coding sequence ATGTTGAGGAAGCTTAGTTTAGCAGGAGTGGGATTACTGTCTTCGCTCATGGTCGTAAGTCCTGTAACCGCTTTGGCAGCATCACACAGGTCTGGCAATGCAGTAGGCAGTGCATCCCATTACGGAGGAAAGCCAGTGAGTTGGGGAGGACCCAACATGTTTGCCCAGACAGGCTATTCACAGACAGCCATCCACCAAAAAATCAAGGCCGCCTGGAATCAGTTGTTTCACGGGAACAAAAACACCCAGACCGTATACTATCAGATGACGCCTACGATGGCTTACATCGAGGATATTGGCAATGCCGATGTGCGCACGGAAGGTATGGGGTACGGCATGATGATTGCAGTGGAGCTAGGACATAAGAAAGCGTTTGACTCTTTGTGGAACTACGCAAAAACATATATGCAGCATAAGTCGGGGCCTGAAAAATACTATTTCTCGTGGCATACAAAACCGAACGGTACCGTATTGGATACGGGTGTGGCACCTGACGGCGACCAGTGGATAACGGCTGCATTGTTGTTTGCTTCAGCCCGTTTTGGAAACGGCGGCGGTATCTACAACTATAAGCACCAGGCCAGGTTGATTTTACACGCAATGTGGCACGACTCTGCTATTGGCGGTGTGAATATGTTTAGTCACAAGTATTACTTACCGACATTTTCACCGCCTGGAAGCGTAGGATTTACGGATCCGTCCTATGCTCTACCCGCGTTCTACAGAGTCTTTGCAGCGGCCGACCCAGCCGATCGCGTTCTTTGGGACAAAGCATACTTTGCCTCCCAACGCTTACTCCAAAATGCTGCTAATCCCAAGACCGGATTGGCGCCGGATTACAGCACATTTACCGGGAAACCATATGCCCCCTCTTGGGGACCACAACACAAGTATTTTGAGTTTGACGCTTGGCGGGCAATTGCTAATGCAAATGTCGATGCGGCATGGTTTGGACCAAAGCCCTGGGAGGTAAGGTACTCCAACACCATAGAGAAGTTTTTTAACAGTCAAGGGATAAATTCTTATGGGAACAATTATGCCTTGAATGGGACAGAATTAAGCACTAGCTCCGGTCACTCTACCGGTTTGGTAGCCATGAATGCATCATCCGCTATTGCCGCAAGACAACCGTTAAAATACGAGTTTGTGAAGTCTTTGTGGAATCAAAGTATTCCTTCCGGACACTGGCGATACTACGACGGAATGTTGTATATGTTGGGGCTGCTCTATGACAGCGGTGAATTTAAAGTCTGGTGGCCGACGCCTGAGCGTCATTTCTGGTTTAGAGGATACAATACATGGTATAACGACAGCTTTGGTGAGCGCAAAGCTGCCGGATTTATGAAGGGTTCCATGTAG
- a CDS encoding ABC transporter substrate-binding protein, protein MKTVKKLGLLSSAVVILGIAVTGCGNSNSANSNVSGKSSNQATSNSSAGKAQPILMLPTPEGSYQKNFNPFSTTADYGAIGLVYEPLFYYDGLTGKKFPFLGKTMTWSNGNKTLTVQLNTKAKWSDGKPFTAQDVVYTFQILKKNPSLDLNGVWQKLNSVKAKGTSAVVFNFKQADVPFAMYVLETYIVPKHIWKNISNPAKNLNASPVGTGPYTLQSFTSQDIKYKANPNYYKGKPPVPEVEIPAYNGNNSATLALTQGKLDWTGLFIPNIKKIYTSKKSTNNYWFPPTQIFSLLPNFQNPLLSKKVVRQAMSLAINRKALAQKAEYGFEQVAQPNAVSPSQSKWLDPNLTASEKSFTYSVSKAKQLLQNAGYKENGSGVMVSPSGKQLKFNLITVAGWTDWDMQASMIAQDLKQIGIKVNVQQEQNASYQANLKAHKFQLAVSAANGGPNPYYVFDALLRTKGASNWMAYSNKTVDKALNTFAGTTDPTKQKQSIYTIEKVMANDLPTIPLTYNATWYEFSTAKYTGWPSKNNPYVSPSVWNRPAASIILMHLKPAK, encoded by the coding sequence ATGAAAACAGTGAAAAAATTGGGCTTGTTGAGCAGTGCGGTGGTCATTCTTGGTATCGCTGTCACTGGTTGCGGGAACTCCAATAGTGCAAACAGCAACGTTTCTGGCAAATCCTCAAATCAGGCGACTTCGAATTCATCGGCTGGCAAGGCACAACCAATTCTCATGTTGCCGACTCCGGAGGGAAGCTATCAGAAGAATTTTAACCCGTTTTCCACCACCGCTGACTACGGCGCAATCGGACTGGTCTACGAGCCGCTGTTTTACTACGATGGCTTAACCGGCAAAAAATTCCCTTTTCTAGGAAAAACAATGACGTGGAGTAATGGAAATAAGACGCTGACAGTACAGCTTAATACGAAAGCGAAATGGTCGGACGGTAAGCCGTTCACTGCGCAGGATGTAGTCTATACCTTTCAAATCCTAAAGAAGAATCCGTCTCTTGATTTGAACGGAGTTTGGCAAAAACTAAACAGTGTGAAGGCGAAGGGAACCTCAGCGGTTGTTTTCAATTTTAAGCAGGCCGATGTTCCGTTTGCGATGTATGTGCTGGAAACGTATATTGTGCCAAAGCACATCTGGAAGAACATCTCAAATCCTGCCAAAAATCTTAACGCAAGTCCTGTAGGCACCGGGCCGTACACTCTGCAAAGCTTTACATCTCAAGATATTAAATACAAGGCAAACCCCAATTATTACAAAGGAAAGCCTCCAGTACCTGAGGTAGAGATTCCCGCGTACAACGGAAATAACAGTGCTACATTGGCTTTGACACAAGGCAAGTTGGATTGGACAGGATTGTTTATCCCCAACATCAAAAAAATCTATACTTCGAAAAAATCGACCAATAACTACTGGTTTCCGCCGACGCAAATTTTCAGTCTCTTGCCGAACTTCCAGAATCCTTTGTTGAGCAAGAAAGTTGTGCGTCAGGCGATGAGTCTGGCGATCAACCGAAAGGCCCTGGCACAAAAGGCTGAATACGGTTTTGAACAAGTGGCACAACCAAATGCCGTGTCTCCATCCCAGAGTAAGTGGTTAGACCCGAACCTCACAGCTTCTGAGAAGAGTTTTACCTACAGCGTTTCAAAAGCGAAGCAGTTGCTGCAAAATGCTGGCTATAAGGAGAATGGTTCAGGAGTTATGGTTTCTCCGTCTGGAAAACAGTTGAAATTCAATCTCATTACTGTAGCTGGCTGGACTGACTGGGATATGCAGGCCTCCATGATTGCACAGGACTTAAAACAGATTGGAATTAAGGTAAATGTTCAACAGGAGCAGAACGCATCGTACCAAGCCAATTTAAAAGCTCACAAGTTCCAGTTGGCAGTGTCGGCTGCTAACGGTGGACCCAATCCGTATTATGTGTTCGACGCACTGTTGCGTACCAAAGGAGCATCGAATTGGATGGCTTACAGTAATAAGACGGTTGACAAGGCATTGAATACATTCGCAGGAACAACAGACCCAACCAAACAAAAGCAAAGTATCTACACCATAGAAAAAGTCATGGCTAATGATTTGCCAACAATCCCGCTCACATACAATGCGACTTGGTACGAATTTAGTACAGCCAAATACACAGGATGGCCGAGCAAAAACAATCCGTATGTATCACCGTCAGTATGGAATCGCCCCGCAGCTTCAATTATTCTGATGCACTTGAAGCCGGCGAAATAA
- a CDS encoding AraC family transcriptional regulator, with the protein MGQPNALYEYMMPNMDSTFRLFAAHLRSVDSHWKYPKHTDTLFEINLVVEGQQTMVVNGKRYVQDPGDLLLLKPKDIHQAQCSKGSSMTYYCLHFDVDYRPIRELLYSNECIFYRHDSVLAQEIDSVLKKLIDITVCKDEHSVAQRMSALATMFELFAKLSDALSGQTDARPHSAGAMISRQIADALDAYVDKIDQEEEQPKDIVHQISLDLGYSVSTCGRIFQEVYGMSPRQYLSAVKLRKAKLLLIESDMTVETISRKLGYGDIAHFSRQFKRWTGQSPRSFRVDFQ; encoded by the coding sequence ATGGGACAGCCCAATGCGTTGTACGAATACATGATGCCTAACATGGATTCAACGTTTCGTTTGTTTGCTGCGCACCTGCGATCCGTGGATTCTCACTGGAAATATCCCAAGCACACAGATACGTTGTTCGAAATTAATCTTGTTGTTGAAGGACAGCAAACCATGGTCGTAAATGGAAAACGATACGTACAGGACCCAGGCGATCTGCTTTTGCTGAAACCCAAAGACATCCATCAAGCTCAATGTTCAAAGGGTTCTTCAATGACCTACTACTGTCTTCATTTCGACGTTGATTACCGGCCCATACGAGAATTGCTCTACAGCAACGAGTGTATTTTCTATCGCCATGACAGTGTGCTGGCTCAGGAAATCGATTCCGTTCTAAAAAAGCTCATTGACATCACAGTCTGCAAGGATGAACATTCAGTTGCACAGCGCATGTCGGCACTGGCTACCATGTTTGAATTATTCGCCAAACTGAGTGACGCTCTGTCTGGCCAGACGGATGCCAGGCCTCACAGTGCCGGCGCAATGATTTCGCGACAGATTGCTGATGCCTTAGACGCCTATGTTGATAAGATTGACCAGGAAGAGGAGCAACCAAAAGACATAGTCCATCAAATATCCCTCGACCTTGGCTACAGCGTTTCAACTTGTGGACGCATCTTTCAGGAAGTCTACGGTATGTCTCCCCGTCAATATCTCTCTGCTGTTAAACTACGAAAAGCCAAGTTACTGCTCATAGAATCCGATATGACCGTAGAAACCATTTCCAGAAAATTAGGCTACGGTGACATTGCCCATTTCAGTCGACAATTCAAACGATGGACCGGACAATCGCCAAGGTCATTCCGCGTGGATTTCCAGTAG
- a CDS encoding ABC transporter ATP-binding protein → MAQQRFIEVDNLKIRFPIRNERGKAYITPVDDVSFHINKGEVLSLVGESGSGKSTIGRALVRILEPSQGTISVGGQDVSHIRRAKLSDYRKTAQMVFQDPFGSLNPVRTLEKHLEFPLRKFRHGNSSQVSQQIDELFERVGLTPIDEFRNKFPHELSGGQRQRVAIARALAVNPSFIVADEPISMLDVSIRAGILELMSELQSDFDLSYLYITHDLASARYFGDRIMVMYGGRVMETASSRDLLKSPLHPYTRLMFAATPGSDWSKSLPETSNEAPDLSEGRVGCPFAHRCPYVKDDCRTETPALRELAAHHYAACHYAKELA, encoded by the coding sequence ATGGCCCAGCAAAGATTCATTGAAGTTGACAACCTGAAAATCCGCTTTCCAATACGGAACGAAAGAGGCAAGGCGTACATTACGCCCGTAGATGACGTCAGCTTTCATATAAACAAAGGTGAAGTTTTGTCGCTTGTCGGGGAATCTGGAAGCGGGAAAAGTACCATAGGTCGGGCTTTGGTCAGAATACTTGAACCGTCGCAAGGCACAATTTCAGTGGGAGGGCAAGATGTATCTCACATTCGCAGAGCAAAACTCAGTGATTATCGGAAAACGGCTCAAATGGTGTTTCAAGACCCGTTTGGTTCGCTAAATCCTGTGCGTACGCTGGAAAAGCATTTAGAATTTCCGTTACGAAAGTTTCGTCATGGAAATTCAAGCCAAGTATCACAGCAAATTGATGAACTATTCGAGAGAGTAGGCTTAACCCCTATTGATGAGTTCCGCAACAAATTTCCCCATGAACTCTCAGGTGGACAACGACAGCGTGTAGCAATAGCACGGGCATTGGCCGTGAATCCGTCTTTTATTGTTGCAGATGAACCCATCTCCATGCTTGATGTTTCCATCAGAGCGGGGATTCTTGAACTAATGAGCGAACTGCAAAGCGATTTTGACCTATCGTATTTGTATATCACCCACGACCTTGCGTCTGCTCGTTATTTTGGAGACCGCATCATGGTGATGTACGGGGGTCGCGTTATGGAGACTGCTTCCTCCAGAGACTTGCTGAAATCACCGTTGCACCCGTATACGAGATTAATGTTTGCGGCCACACCAGGAAGTGACTGGAGTAAGAGCTTACCTGAAACCAGCAATGAAGCGCCTGATTTATCGGAAGGTCGTGTCGGATGTCCATTTGCGCACAGGTGCCCATATGTGAAAGACGATTGTCGAACAGAAACCCCGGCATTACGCGAACTGGCAGCACATCACTACGCGGCTTGTCATTACGCAAAGGAACTGGCGTAG
- a CDS encoding ABC transporter ATP-binding protein gives MEENTPVLELEDVSVVYESAAGPVQAVNDVNLKVYRNTIVGLIGESGSGKSTLANAVMRLLKNGAHITKGTVRVNGQDIYAMSKKELRTFRWNKMSMVFQSAMTALNPVMNVEKQIVDTLRAHRPHMSIREARNRAFELLSLVRIDRKYLKSYPHELSGGMRQRIVIAIAIALEPDLVIMDEPTTALDVVVQRSILNQIQELQAEHGFAILFISHDFSLVTELAQRVAIMYAGRIVEDTESKRLGDDVDHHPYTEGLLRAIPKLTHEDVHIEGIPGSPPNLLQLPDGCAYHPRCPFAAEVCKEARPAKVSLGEYAQVECHLFNSEKGGISTWPSKDSLKLTT, from the coding sequence GTGGAAGAAAACACGCCCGTCCTTGAGTTGGAAGACGTTTCGGTGGTATACGAATCTGCTGCCGGTCCAGTTCAAGCTGTGAATGACGTAAATCTCAAAGTCTACCGAAATACGATTGTTGGTTTAATTGGAGAATCGGGATCGGGAAAATCGACATTGGCTAACGCAGTGATGAGACTGCTTAAGAACGGGGCGCACATTACAAAAGGAACGGTTCGTGTAAATGGTCAAGACATATACGCCATGAGCAAGAAAGAACTGCGCACATTCCGGTGGAACAAAATGTCTATGGTCTTCCAGAGTGCCATGACAGCCTTAAATCCTGTGATGAATGTCGAAAAGCAAATTGTCGATACTCTGCGTGCTCACCGACCCCACATGTCCATTCGAGAAGCCCGGAACAGGGCCTTTGAATTGTTAAGTTTGGTCAGAATTGACCGCAAGTACTTAAAAAGCTATCCGCACGAGCTTTCGGGCGGCATGCGACAACGGATTGTCATTGCTATCGCCATTGCGCTTGAGCCCGATTTAGTCATTATGGATGAACCGACAACAGCCTTAGATGTTGTTGTGCAGCGTTCGATCTTAAATCAGATTCAGGAACTTCAGGCGGAACATGGTTTTGCAATTTTGTTTATCAGCCATGACTTCAGTCTGGTTACAGAATTGGCACAACGGGTTGCCATCATGTATGCGGGCAGAATCGTGGAGGACACAGAGTCCAAAAGACTGGGTGACGACGTAGACCATCACCCGTACACAGAAGGACTCTTACGGGCAATTCCAAAGCTGACGCATGAAGACGTTCATATTGAAGGTATTCCTGGGAGTCCGCCAAACCTGCTGCAGTTGCCAGATGGCTGTGCGTACCACCCTCGATGTCCGTTTGCGGCAGAGGTCTGCAAAGAAGCCAGGCCCGCGAAGGTTAGTTTAGGCGAATACGCACAGGTGGAATGTCACTTGTTTAACTCCGAGAAAGGAGGCATATCGACATGGCCCAGCAAAGATTCATTGAAGTTGACAACCTGA